The region GTCTCATGTCATGTAGCtcgatctaaggctgttcaccacgtcatacctgtactgaatcttgctgccagaatgtttggccaccgctgatcaccatgttgtgtttttataatgatataaaggcaccagccACTGATACAGAATTGGGTAAATACATTGTGGGTTCAGTTATTTAGAACAGGGACATAAGAACAGATATACAAGGATAGAAAGCTGGGAGACACCTGCAGCCAaactgtgtgagctgtgttctgctcacaggccaaattGAAACTTGGACTGGATGGTGTTATCATCCCAGCTGATGTTCTACTGGGCAAGTCAGATTCCAGAGTGGAACTCagcttgataggtcctaacttttattttttatttaggaATGTGGAgtgcggctactgaacagagtcacaggagtcatctgatgaacttctaacagaagaataaaacatttattaaactagGAAAGACAAACTATATTACATTACTCCTTCACCCAgacctatacctttacagattcaTAAGTAGAACACAAGTTACAataactatcttatactctcatgttcacactaagtacacagtccatgtaaaccaatagacgACCTGGGGTCAGGGACACCACATTCTGTAACCAGGTGACAGAGCCCAATTGGAACAAATGCTATGGGTTTCTGCCCAACTGACTCCAGACACTTCTTACACCGTGAGGCAACTGGTCTAACGAAactgcatctttcacatgagggtttccaatctccactctccaagaactcactttggaatcttctccaacaTGACACTTtcactcagacaccttccacaaggggccactttcactatttcaaactctccttcccatGTTGCTGCCCCCTGGATCGCCACGTGCATTCAGCCTTCCTTCCACGCCCTGTCTCTCCAATGCTCAGCCGTGACAATGGCACACCAGGATTCACATGGCCGGAGTAAGGAGACATCAACATTTGGCTGTCTCCTGTGATCTTTTGGCTTCTCATACGCCTTTTTTGCTTCAGGTCTGTGTCCTTTTGCTTTTTCTCTTTTAGTTTGGATCCCTCCTCTGCTCCTCCATCTTATCTtgacttaacaggaccttttccagattcctgatcTTCCTTGGAGTAGAATGTCTTCTTGGgccctttctcctgttccactcgaTGGTTTTGGCTTCTTCTTTACTTTGGGACTGACTATCTGTCCTGCTCCTTTGCTGCTTCTCCTGGCAactcctttcaacagaactgaaagtacatttctgtttttatctgaCTCTATGGGACCCTCCCTCTGGATCACTGTTACTAGGCAACAACACAGTTTCTTacaccttgtgtttgttttgacTTTCCTTCAAGAGTCACCAAACCTCATTAGATTGCTGGCTTCTGTAAAAATGAAATCAAAACTCAAGTttccccctttcttaacacacaaatacagaaataaaacTAAACTtgaacttaaagatatacctttaTGTCtaacacacagagatacacatagAACTTACTTAAGCTATCCCCAGTTCCTaaaatcacatgacacacttcccctcgagtgatggcatgctgctatccctgaaaggcatattacaacagtgttatcactgggcaggtgatgtgtgccaggccgACCAAGTCCATGAGAGAAAGATGGTGACACGATcataatgattttgcaatttgtatttattatgagatgtgtgcactgaattcagaagcaataagtacaccaagacctttagagatttgaaaattaaattaaaatatttgctCTCAAAATAAATGATTTCAAGCACGTACATAACACTACAATTACCACTATAATAATTCTTAAAATTCTGAATTAatttgactcccagttacactccatTTAAGGCAACGGTCAAAAAATAAACTTtatatttaaaacaaactcagcaagttaacacaatataaAAGCAATACCCTGCACAGTGGAATTCCAAGTGGCTTTTCCCTAACTTCAGTTCCGTTGGATAGCAAGCTTGTGCACAAATGCTAGAGGTTTCATTACGACTATATCACACACTcgtgttagatcttacatggcattctgacacatagcctttcattctccctgATAGATATATATTTCTCTCTTTGTAACAtgaaaattctattgttccatatgatTTTGAAACTGAATCTTCCTCATAACAAATTCTTTCGTGGTGCCCATATTGCCAGgagcctttgagaaaaataaacacattccttagccttgcttatctggctagttgtaaacaagCTAAGattcctttgaaatccaacaaCCCCTTCAttgatataaaaatgcaaattctcttcatACCTTCCATGCTAAGCAGCATCCATGGTTCCTCAAtagcatgtcaagcacccagCTCCTTTGGATAATTTTAAACTGACAATCTAATTAACTCCAAATGTACTTAAATCACATGCAGACCCATCATGCGTACTCCCATAAACCTATTTCACAATATACTATAAAatattataaaaattattatactttcatcacaatAGGAACCACTGCCTTAGACTTTGAGGATCTAGGACAGCTAGGCTAATTAGTGATTCATGACGGTGATAATGGGGGGATTTCTGAAGGCTCCTAATCCATTGTCCTACATTGTAAATCAGCAGTGAACTCACTTCAATTAGTGCGTCTTGTAGACAATGTGTTGGGTGGGAGACTGGCTTCACTAAACAGGGACCTGAGGGCCATGAGCCAATGTAGAATGAACTTGTCCACTCCTGTGTCCagaattctcttcaatctgttgTGAAACCTTGGGGCATTCATTTGTGACCTGTGAATTATCCAGACTGCAGCCTCTGTGCcccagtgatggagggggtggataTTGAGTCTAGTGGATCTACAAACCATCCAGAGTTAAATATTGATATTTCTCTCCCTAGTTGGACTACCACAAGTGTGGAAAGGTGACACTCCACGAGAGGCGACAGCGCAGGAAGGTTCGTGTGTACAGATTCCATGTCATTACAGCTACCAATCATATTTAATAGCGAGATCACATGTCGGAATCTGGTATATGAGAAGGATTGGGGAAAGTTGGAATGAATGGTCTATAGCCTTTCACTCCGAGGATCATAATCGCGAGTTACCACGGTTCCACCATCGGACCCGGCTGTCTGGAGACCTGAAAGATGGTGACTGTTCCCTGATTATAAACAACATCAGACGGGAAGATGCAGGATATTATTTATTCACGTTAGAATATGACAGCAGGAATAGATACTACGACCATCCTGAAACCCAGCTTCCTTTTTCTGGTAAGTGCTGGGTTATAATTACTCAACAATTCACACCCAACACTCAATGGGAAATAATAGTGTTTGATTTGGTTGTTTTTTGGCCGTGTTAACCAGCGTCACTATTTTTAATGATTTGTCTATTTCTGCTCCCAGATTCATGAGCTTATTGTGTGTGACTGAATCCACATCATAGCTGTAACGTAAACCGAGCTGAGGGGTGATGACACCTCCTCCCTGAGTGAAGTGTCTCCTCCCCACTACACcttccacccctcacactgtccgtGTAAACCCCCGTCCCATCTCCAGCCTCTCTTTCCCCGCCAAAGTCCTTGAACGTGTTTCCATCTCCCGAGTCCGGTCCCATCTTTTCcgcaactccatgtttgaatccctccaatcaggttcccACCCCAGCCACTGtgctgaaacagctcttatcaaggtcacaaatggcatcctgtgtgactgtgacaaaggtaaactttccctcctcctcctgctcgatctgtctgcagcctttgacacgctcgaccacaccatcctcctccaacacctctccactgtcgtccagctgggtgggactgctctcccctggatccattcttatccatctcatcgtagccagagaatcacttgcaatggctttgcagcatcatctgaacagtgttagttttcacctgTCCACTGAGGatccccagctctacctcaccaccacctctctcgactcctccactgctgctaaattatcaggctgcttatccgacatccagtactggatgggcagaaattccctccaattaaatattggaaagactgaagccattgtcttcattccctgctccaaactctgttccctcgctaccaactccattcctctccctggcagctctctgagattGAAGCCAATCTGTTCACAGCTTTGTTGtcccatttgatcctgagatgagcttccagccTCATATCTGCGCCCTCACTAACAcagtctatttccacctccgtaacatcgcacgacttcaccctgtctcagctcatctgctgctgaaaccctcatccacaccTTCATTACCTCCAGAGGCTGCAGCGCTGGAGGGGGTCTGCACAGGGGTCCTGGCCTGTCCTGAGCTGGTTTTAGCAAGGACCACtctggccttggcagctgaaagccaGCCATTGGACAGAGGGGGCCTGTCACAAGGAGCCTGTTAGTCACTCCCCCCCGTGTCTCCTGTGCTCGGATCCAGACCATGTTGGCTGCTGGATCTGGCTCAGGAAGGGTCCTCCCCACGGGACCCCCAGATGGAAGGTGGGTCGAGCGGGTCATTCACTTGCATGTTTATTCTGCAGCTTTAATATTTTAAGAAGGTAAGAatgtaggaacataagaaatagggacaggagcaggccattcggcccctcgagcctgctctcactgctctggttgtggccttaactccattttcctgcctgtccccgaaacccttgactcccttgtcgatcaaaaacctgcctcactcagccttgagtctattcaatggcccagcctccactgctctctggggaagagaattccacagggtagcacccctctgagagaggaaattcctcctcatctcagtcttaaatgggagagccctcATTCCCAAACTGtgctccctggttctagattcccccacgagggggaaacatcctcccagcatccaccctgtcaagccccctcggaatcggatatgtttcaataaggtcacccctcattcttctaaactccaatggatacaggcccaacctgctcaacatttcctcacaggacaaaccctttaatcccaggaatcagcccagtgaagcttctctgaactgcctgtaCACAATGATTCTGTTACAATCTCACTAACGCCCTGTGCAGCTGTTGCAAGACTTCCctccttttatactccatccctttgcaataaaggccaacattccacttgccttcctcatTCCGTGGTGTTCCTGAATGctgactttctgtgattcatgtacaaggacacccagatccctctgtactgcattctgcatcctctctccatttaaataatatcctgttttactattcttcctgccgaaatAATTTGTTGCCATTCTCCTCAATATTGATCATCCCCCCAATTCAGcctcatctgtaaattttgactCTAGTGGATCCACAAACCATCCAGAGTTAAATATTGATATTTCTCTCCCCAGCTGAACCCTCACAAGAGTGGAAAGGTGACAGTCCACGAGAGGTGACAGCTCAGGAAGGTTCCTGTGTACAGATTCCATGTCATTACAGTTATCCATCGTGTCTGGAAAACCAACCACGAGGTGGAGTCTGGTTTAATAATGAGGAACAGATTCCCTCGGATCCCATAGCCTTTCACTCCAAGGATCACAATCACGAGTTGCCACGGTTCCACCATCGGACCCGGCTGTCTGGAGACCTGAAAGATGGCGACTGTTCCCTGATTATAAACAACATCAGACGGGAAGATGCAGGACCTTATTTTTTCAGAATAGAATTTGACAATGGTCTGAGCCATAACTATTACCCTGTAAACCAGCTTCACGTTTCTGGTAAATGCTGTGTTATAATTACTCAACAATTCACATTCAACACTCAATGGGAAATAACACGAACTGTGATGTTTACATATTAACACAAAACACAgcttattataacacactgtctgcTTCTCAATAACATGGTGATAGCTTCCAGTTCAGTCCTAAAGCAACCTCTAATGCTCACTTTAATATCAATGATTACATTTATTGACTGTGTCTATCAATGTTATCAGGTTATCCACTCCCATCAATCTTTCTAATCCTGTCTTGAAGTCTGACATATCGACTGAAGAAAGATtcacatttctgtagcacctttcaccacctcagcacGGACCAaatcacttcacagccaatgagctGATTCCTGAATtgtaattactgttgtaatgtgggaaacacagcagccaatttgcgcacagcaagctcccacaaattgcAAAGTAATAAATGGCCCAGATCCCTGAGTGAATGATGgggtagtgcattccaaactctggtctgctcctccaccctcacccactaTTATCAGTTCAAGTGTCTCGGAGTGAACATGTATTaagctgagagacagaaacacCAAAGTCTCAAAGCAGGAAATTCTCTCCTGATCATTGTAAactctcagttctgatatcatccttgtaaaagtGCTTTCTCTTGTGGGACTGAGATTTCTATTTGAATTGATTCTTCACATTATATTTCTCTAAAAGGATCCATTCTCTGTCTGTTAGATTTCACAGATAAACCCACGATATTCCCTGCTGAAATTATTGCAGGAAAGCGTGTGGATTTAAGCTGTACCTTCAACACAATGTGCAATGGAACAGCAGCACCTGTCTTAACCTGGGACGCTCCCACTGACGTACCTGGATCAGTCTCAAACACTGTAACTCAGCATGGTGTCACTCTGACCTATACTTCTGTTCTGACCCTGATCCCATCACTCAAACACCACGGAcacactctcagctgcagagtgagTTATCCATCTGTTTCATCGGAGCGGACCCTCGTACTAACTGTGCAAGG is a window of Carcharodon carcharias isolate sCarCar2 chromosome 29 unlocalized genomic scaffold, sCarCar2.pri SUPER_29_unloc_3, whole genome shotgun sequence DNA encoding:
- the LOC121274102 gene encoding myeloid cell surface antigen CD33-like encodes the protein MEAEPSQEWKGDSPREVTAQEGSCVQIPCHYSYPSCLENQPRGGVWFNNEEQIPSDPIAFHSKDHNHELPRFHHRTRLSGDLKDGDCSLIINNIRREDAGPYFFRIEFDNGLSHNYYPVNQLHVSDFTDKPTIFPAEIIAGKRVDLSCTFNTMCNGTAAPVLTWDAPTDVPGSVSNTVTQHGVTLTYTSVLTLIPSLKHHGHTLSCRVSYPSVSSERTLVLTVQDSGGEILHVILILGIRAVIFLVAVVITIAGVCVWEGQTGKGNRQPV